In Methylophaga thalassica, one genomic interval encodes:
- a CDS encoding type II secretion system protein, whose product MPSGKQQGFILLGMLCLLVIAGYVLTQASARWSDVVQRQREQELLKVGDTIRKAIGRYYNATPGVVKQYPPNLEALLYDDRFPTPQRYLRKLYIDPMTQREGWGIVVAPSGGVMGINSLSGDKPFKQKNFRPIYQEFEDKEYYAEWFFVYVEDYRS is encoded by the coding sequence AACAAGGTTTTATCTTGCTTGGCATGCTGTGTTTGCTGGTGATTGCCGGTTACGTGTTAACCCAGGCAAGTGCCCGTTGGAGTGATGTGGTTCAGCGTCAGCGGGAACAGGAATTATTAAAAGTCGGTGACACCATCCGTAAAGCCATTGGTCGTTATTACAACGCCACACCGGGCGTAGTGAAACAGTATCCGCCCAATTTGGAAGCCTTGTTATATGACGACAGGTTTCCTACACCACAACGTTATCTGAGAAAGCTTTATATCGATCCTATGACACAACGGGAAGGCTGGGGCATTGTTGTCGCCCCCAGTGGCGGGGTGATGGGCATTAATAGTCTGTCCGGTGATAAACCCTTCAAGCAGAAAAATTTTCGGCCTATCTACCAGGAGTTTGAGGATAAGGAATATTACGCTGAATGGTTTTTTGTCTACGTAGAAGACTATCGCTCATAA
- a CDS encoding type I secretion system permease/ATPase: MVKKPLKTTKNEIAESLLAFKSVFITVGIFSAILNILMLTPSLYMLQVYDRVLTSRNESTLLMLTVMVVGAYLVLGGLEFVRSFVLIRVSAKLDMMLNKRVYTAAFEQSLKRAGVNAGQFLQDLTSIRQFMSGNALFAFFDAPWFPIYLFIIFLFDTSLGFFALFGSLALIALAIANERLSKKPLSEANEASIAANNLATNNLRNAEVIEAMGMLPNLMSRWYKLQCRFLLLQGDASEKSGVISAISRFVRLSLQSLILGLGGLLVLEDKITPGMMIVASILMGRALTPVEQLMSVWKTWSGAKSAYGRINELLTANPAREVNMPLPKPKGLVTVEAITVIPAGGTVPTLRNVSFSIAPGDVLGIIGPSGAGKSTLARALVGIASTAAGHVRLDSADIFQWNKHELGPYIGYLPQNIELFAGTVSENIARFGEVNPSKVISAAQQAGVHDMILRLPEGYDTRLGDDGAGLSGGQKQRLGLARAIYDDPSLLVLDEPNSNLDETGEQALINTIKRLQQRGKTIVMITHRSNALAATSKLLLLVDGTAQLFGPTKEVMATLANKQKNKSTPAKATSAA; encoded by the coding sequence ATGGTGAAGAAGCCGCTTAAAACTACAAAGAATGAAATCGCCGAGTCGTTGCTCGCCTTTAAATCCGTGTTTATTACGGTGGGGATTTTCAGTGCTATTTTGAATATTCTGATGCTGACGCCGTCGCTGTATATGTTGCAGGTCTATGATCGAGTGCTGACCAGTCGTAATGAGTCGACTTTATTAATGCTGACCGTGATGGTGGTGGGTGCTTATCTAGTGCTGGGCGGTCTGGAGTTTGTACGTAGTTTTGTGTTGATCCGGGTGTCTGCCAAGCTCGATATGATGCTGAATAAACGGGTGTACACCGCGGCATTTGAACAGAGTTTGAAAAGAGCCGGTGTCAATGCCGGCCAGTTTCTGCAAGACCTGACCAGTATCCGCCAGTTTATGAGCGGCAATGCCTTATTCGCCTTTTTTGATGCGCCGTGGTTTCCCATTTATCTGTTTATCATCTTTCTGTTTGATACCTCGCTGGGCTTCTTTGCCTTGTTTGGTTCATTAGCATTGATTGCCTTGGCTATTGCTAATGAACGTTTATCTAAAAAGCCTTTATCAGAAGCGAATGAAGCGTCCATCGCAGCGAATAATCTGGCGACCAATAATTTACGTAATGCAGAAGTGATTGAAGCGATGGGCATGCTGCCCAACCTGATGTCACGTTGGTACAAACTGCAATGTCGTTTTTTATTATTACAGGGCGATGCCAGTGAAAAGTCAGGCGTCATTTCTGCCATCAGCCGTTTTGTCAGATTGTCATTGCAGTCACTTATTCTCGGGCTCGGGGGGTTATTGGTGCTAGAAGATAAAATCACCCCAGGCATGATGATTGTGGCCTCGATTTTAATGGGCCGTGCACTGACTCCTGTCGAGCAACTGATGAGTGTCTGGAAAACCTGGAGCGGGGCGAAAAGTGCCTATGGTCGGATTAATGAACTACTGACGGCAAACCCTGCCCGTGAGGTGAATATGCCTTTGCCCAAACCCAAAGGTCTGGTGACGGTAGAGGCCATCACGGTAATTCCGGCGGGTGGAACAGTGCCAACACTGAGAAATGTCAGCTTTTCTATCGCCCCCGGGGATGTGCTTGGCATTATTGGTCCCAGTGGTGCAGGTAAGTCGACATTGGCACGAGCATTGGTTGGCATTGCATCCACGGCAGCGGGACATGTCCGCCTCGATTCGGCTGATATTTTTCAGTGGAATAAACATGAGCTTGGCCCATATATCGGTTACTTACCACAAAACATCGAACTGTTTGCTGGCACTGTCAGTGAAAATATTGCCCGTTTTGGTGAAGTGAATCCCAGTAAGGTGATTTCAGCAGCCCAGCAGGCGGGTGTGCACGACATGATTTTACGATTGCCAGAGGGCTATGACACCCGACTCGGCGACGATGGTGCTGGTCTTTCAGGTGGTCAAAAGCAGCGTCTGGGGCTGGCACGTGCAATTTATGACGATCCTTCCTTATTGGTGCTGGATGAACCGAATTCTAATCTGGATGAAACCGGTGAGCAGGCGCTGATTAATACGATAAAACGTCTGCAACAACGTGGAAAAACCATTGTGATGATTACCCATCGTTCTAATGCTTTAGCGGCAACCAGCAAGTTACTGCTGTTAGTCGATGGCACTGCACAACTGTTCGGTCCGACCAAAGAGGTGATGGCGACACTGGCTAATAAACAGAAAAATAAAAGTACCCCGGCAAAAGCAACATCGGCAGCATAA